GACATCCCACACCTTATTGTAAACGCCATTGGTACCGCCATGAAGTGAGTTCTCGCCATCATTCTTTTCTAAAGAATAAACCTCACCATTCAGTTTAAATGATGCTTTCCCGATCCGGTTACCATAACGCCCTACAATGGCGCCATAAAAATTATTATAATTATCCTTGTATTCTTTGGCCGAGTCATAGCCCAAAATCACATCAATCGCTTTACCGTTCTTATCCGGGACTTTTAAACTCACAAGACGTGCACCATAATTTGTCAACGTAATGGCGAGTTTATCATTCTTGAGCTGGAACAGTTTAACTTCTTTACCATCAATCTGGCTGTCGAAAGCCGGGCTGGAAGTAGAATCAGCCATCGTTGCTGCTTGCTTACTTTGAGTTGATGAAGATTGGCAGCCATAAGCCAATGAAGCACAAGTCAACAAACCAATAATAATTTTCTTATTCATCTGTAATTAAGTTTTACCCCATCGGTCTGACGGAGGCTTCCTAATTTTCATTAGGAATGGTTCATAATTTTTTAATTATTCAAATGGCAACATTTCTACCAAAAACGCACGTAGATAGCGGTCACCAACAATAAAGTCACAACGATTAATGCCAATACGGATGGTTCTACTTTAAACATCGACCGATCCAATACAAAAGCTTTTGGATTAACCTTTGGTCCAAATAAGCTCACAGCAATCATAGCGATCATTGTAAATACAAATGCGAGTCCCATACATATCTGGAATGGAATTTCATAAATGCCCGCTTTGTTGAGATATGCCGTATAGATCCATGTCTCTGGTCCGAAAACCTTTGTTGCAAACTCATTGAAAAATATAGACAACGCAAATCCCGTAACAAGGCCTGTAATGGCGGCTGCACCCGTTGTCCTTTTCCAAAACATCCCTAGCAAAAACATCGCAAAAACACCGGGGCTGATGAAGCCTGTATATTTTTGGATAAAAGTAAATCCTCCGGCACCACCAATGCCCAGCGCATCATTCCAGGTAAACAAAACAGAAAGTAGAATAGAGATCACGATGGTTATCTTTCCAACCCACACCATTTTTGCTTCGCTCGCATCTTTATTGATGTATTTTTTAAAGATATCCAATGTAAAGATCGTTGCGATACTATTGGCCTTTCCGGCCAATCCGGCCACAATAGCCGCTGTAAGCGCCGCCAGCGCAAGCCCTTTCATTCCATTGGGCAGATAGCCCAATATCGCTGAATATGCATTATCGGCGTGAAACACTCCTCCAGGAGCCATTTCGTGTTGTAACGCACCATTTTTGTATAGCACATAAGCGGCTATCCCCGGAAGCATAACGATAATTGGCATAAACAATTTTAGAAATCCCGCAAAAAGAATCCCCGTGCGTGCAGTCTTTAAATCGGCTCCCAAAGCGCGTTGTGTGATGTATTGATTACAACCCCAGTAATTTAGGTTGACAATCCAGATCCCCGCAAGGTACATTCCTATTCCAGGCAGCATCAGATATTTATTGATATCTTCCTGACTGGCCCCTGGCCCTGGTTTATCGACAAATAGGTTAAAATGCTCCGGAGAATCTTCCATCAGTTTATTAAATCCCGCTAAGGCATCCTGTCCTAAACCAAAATGTTCACTGACCAACGTCAATGCCACATAGGTTGTCGCTATACCGCCAATAATTAATACAACAACCTGAATAACATCTGTGAAACCAATAACACGCATTCCCCCCAGCGTAATGATGACGGCAAATACGGCTAAAGCAACTGTAATGGTGTGGAAGCTGTCGCCACCTCCGGCCATACTCGAAATGGCGATTGCCCCGAGATACAGGATAGATGTCAGATTGACAAAAACATACAAAAACAACCAGAAGATGGCCATGATGAGACTCGTCGTTTCATTGTATCGGTTGTTCAAAAACTGAGGCATCGTGAAAATCTTGTTTTTCAGATAGACCGGAATAAACCAAACCGCAACAATAATTAACGCTACCGCAGCAATGAGCTCGTAAGCAGCTACAGCAATACCGACCTCAAATCCATTGCCGCTCATGCCAATAAACTGTTCGGCAGAAATATTCGATGCGATCAACGAAGAGCCTATGGCCCACCAGGTCAGTGATCCTTCCGCCAGAAAGTAGTCCTTGCTGCTGCTTAAACTATTCGTCTTTTTACGATAAATCCAATAGCCATAGCCGGCTACAATAAAGAAGTAAATTACGAAGATGATGTAATCTACCGTTGCAAATTTTTCCATATTTCCCAAATTGGTTATTATCAATAAGCCATTTATACCGCGAA
The Sphingobacterium multivorum genome window above contains:
- a CDS encoding sodium:solute symporter family transporter — protein: MEKFATVDYIIFVIYFFIVAGYGYWIYRKKTNSLSSSKDYFLAEGSLTWWAIGSSLIASNISAEQFIGMSGNGFEVGIAVAAYELIAAVALIIVAVWFIPVYLKNKIFTMPQFLNNRYNETTSLIMAIFWLFLYVFVNLTSILYLGAIAISSMAGGGDSFHTITVALAVFAVIITLGGMRVIGFTDVIQVVVLIIGGIATTYVALTLVSEHFGLGQDALAGFNKLMEDSPEHFNLFVDKPGPGASQEDINKYLMLPGIGMYLAGIWIVNLNYWGCNQYITQRALGADLKTARTGILFAGFLKLFMPIIVMLPGIAAYVLYKNGALQHEMAPGGVFHADNAYSAILGYLPNGMKGLALAALTAAIVAGLAGKANSIATIFTLDIFKKYINKDASEAKMVWVGKITIVISILLSVLFTWNDALGIGGAGGFTFIQKYTGFISPGVFAMFLLGMFWKRTTGAAAITGLVTGFALSIFFNEFATKVFGPETWIYTAYLNKAGIYEIPFQICMGLAFVFTMIAMIAVSLFGPKVNPKAFVLDRSMFKVEPSVLALIVVTLLLVTAIYVRFW